Proteins encoded together in one Catellatospora citrea window:
- a CDS encoding phosphotransferase enzyme family protein — MLADDTIRTTLRTAWHLQPDGCTPLDGEPTTSTRSVAAGDRRYLAVLVAGVERPRFEAGLAAAEHLARQGLDTGAPVRAADGALCVPADEHVLALLEFVPGRPLDGADPVDQQWWGDRLGAAHRGLAGFRHPGLPAWHPLRPDAPYLSVAGWLRPAIAGAVTALTKLQVTDRLTVGPLHGDPRPEAFRLDPATGRIGLVSWGRARFGPLMYDVASAVRHAGGPARAQELLSAYEDSGPVPVAEIEGSLDTLLRFRWAMEADACARHLAAAAPDAPVDRWRTALDQARIALLDD, encoded by the coding sequence GTGCTGGCTGACGATACGATCCGCACGACACTTCGGACGGCATGGCACCTTCAGCCGGACGGCTGCACTCCGCTGGACGGTGAGCCGACGACATCGACCAGGTCGGTCGCCGCAGGTGACCGGCGGTACCTGGCAGTCCTGGTCGCGGGCGTGGAGCGCCCCCGATTCGAGGCGGGGCTGGCCGCTGCCGAACATCTCGCCCGGCAGGGTCTGGACACGGGCGCCCCGGTGCGCGCCGCCGACGGCGCGCTGTGCGTGCCCGCCGACGAGCACGTGCTCGCGCTGCTGGAGTTCGTGCCCGGCCGCCCGCTCGACGGCGCGGACCCGGTCGACCAGCAGTGGTGGGGCGACCGGCTCGGGGCGGCGCACCGCGGGCTCGCCGGGTTCCGGCACCCCGGCCTGCCCGCCTGGCATCCGCTGCGACCGGACGCGCCGTATCTGTCCGTCGCGGGCTGGCTGCGGCCGGCGATCGCGGGCGCGGTCACCGCGCTGACGAAGCTGCAGGTCACCGACCGGCTCACGGTCGGCCCGCTGCACGGCGACCCCCGCCCGGAGGCGTTCCGGCTGGACCCGGCGACCGGCCGCATCGGGCTGGTCAGTTGGGGTCGCGCGCGGTTCGGCCCGCTGATGTACGACGTGGCCTCGGCCGTGCGGCATGCCGGCGGCCCGGCGCGGGCTCAGGAACTGCTGTCGGCGTACGAGGACAGCGGCCCGGTGCCGGTCGCGGAGATCGAGGGCAGCCTCGACACGCTGCTGCGCTTCCGCTGGGCGATGGAGGCCGACGCGTGCGCCCGCCACCTGGCCGCCGCCGCGCCCGACGCCCCCGTCGACCGCTGGCGCACCGCCCTCGACCAGGCCCGCATCGCCCTGCTCGACGACTGA
- a CDS encoding Crp/Fnr family transcriptional regulator: protein MEIRIPEAADALTGVDMFAGLEPEVRQRVIAAAVPRTFRKGQLLFVENDPGESLIVLKRGSVAVFRTSPTGERAVLSVMRPPDVLGEVSLLDGAARSLSAEALEDCTALALSRGAFMELVHSNPRILDAVMRSLGALIRRLTEQNADHVFLDLPGRVAKTLVRLAGESQAPMITIELNQSQLAEMAGGSRQSVNQAIGSFASRGWLRTEGRRIVVMDVPALRRRAGMQDR, encoded by the coding sequence GTGGAGATTCGCATTCCGGAAGCTGCGGACGCGCTCACCGGGGTCGACATGTTCGCTGGTCTGGAGCCTGAGGTACGGCAGCGGGTGATCGCCGCGGCGGTGCCGCGCACCTTCCGGAAGGGGCAGCTGCTGTTCGTCGAGAACGACCCCGGCGAGTCCCTCATCGTGCTCAAGCGCGGATCGGTGGCGGTCTTCCGCACCTCCCCGACCGGCGAGCGCGCGGTGCTGTCCGTGATGCGCCCGCCGGACGTGCTCGGCGAGGTGTCCCTTCTGGACGGTGCGGCCCGCTCGCTCTCTGCCGAGGCGCTGGAGGACTGCACCGCGCTGGCGCTGTCGCGCGGCGCGTTCATGGAGCTGGTGCACTCGAACCCGCGCATCCTCGACGCGGTCATGCGCTCGCTGGGCGCGCTGATCCGCCGGCTGACCGAGCAGAACGCCGACCACGTCTTCCTCGACCTGCCCGGCCGCGTCGCCAAGACGCTGGTGCGGCTGGCCGGGGAGAGCCAGGCTCCGATGATCACGATCGAGCTGAACCAGAGCCAGCTGGCCGAGATGGCGGGCGGCTCGCGGCAGAGCGTCAACCAGGCGATCGGTTCCTTCGCCAGCCGGGGATGGCTGCGCACCGAGGGCCGCCGCATCGTGGTGATGGACGTCCCCGCGCTGCGCCGCCGTGCCGGCATGCAGGACCGCTGA
- a CDS encoding AAA family ATPase — protein sequence MKTPTCAHCSRAAGPDDRFCGGCGANLTPPCVHCGRTVAFGDLFCTGCGNPLAAAQGPPAREDRRQVSVLFVDMVGFTTYAEQTDPEQVRTLQQEYFSAVRQVVRQFGGVVEKYIGDAVMAIFGAPVATETDALRAVRAGLEAQRVLSRGPLAHAATFRAGVATGEALVDVGAARDGGQAIVAGDVVNTAARLQAAAPPHAVFVCAETARASADDIEYDELPPRTLKGRSATSRVFLAVSARLQRRDRDESTPMVNRDHERGLLVTALHRTIRDRSPQLVTVFGPAGIGKSRLLRELARHAERIPETTVCWRVGHCPPFGENVTYAALAEIVKAQVGILDTDDEPTARNRLESALRAMCGELEAARLGDALGPLVGLPGAGLTPGETESAWRRFLLAMTTANPTVLVFEDMHWADEAMLRFVEMLGSIGPGVPLLVVATARPELRERQPGWTSAVTGTVSVSLGPMHDEHIAAMYRLMFGQAVFPATGVAPLVELAGGNPLYAHEFVRMLVERGELRPVGGNWALADGDATPMPQTVQAVIANRLDLLDSTDRSVLQAAAVVGTQFWPGAVAGALGLPVDVVARSLQRLQQRDLVAEHPTSAMAGEPEYAFRHVLVRDVCYQRLPRTERVSRHQRTADWLEQITDNRATDLAEVLANHRWAAHEIARTLGMDPEPYAPAARAALHRAARRAYALHALDAAATLLDRALSLKLAHDPLLDLFAAELSLFRSGESFADSGGPQRLAELAEELDRLGERAGAARALTLLGTIAWSRADRAATLAHLDAAVERYEELPETLEKAEALLELARVHMMNYETEPAIAAAEAAADIADRLGLAEVHANARITSATARYIAGDPTGFSELELLTEHCREHRLTSRRRAVQNFAWACLEEGDLARHHRLLTEQRTVDIAGGLSLATNFHREAADAFFAGDWDTQMRAIGETMRSNAAEWDAMSVLTSSWIGVLRGEEPDDDAIEKMLYFARRSGFHRVLRGAAAPAALCRALQGRAEEAAALLAELERDWQARVMLPFGEWVAAAGHAAALLGPDERERVRAMLARSPRRTPWVRAALATVAGEHVEAAGHFARIGDASNRMLSLAWAARAGTLDEDGLAELREFATRNRAQGLLG from the coding sequence GTGAAGACCCCAACCTGCGCGCACTGCTCCCGCGCGGCCGGCCCGGACGACAGGTTCTGCGGCGGCTGCGGGGCTAACCTCACGCCACCTTGCGTCCACTGCGGACGTACGGTGGCCTTCGGCGACCTCTTCTGCACCGGCTGCGGCAACCCGCTGGCCGCGGCGCAGGGCCCGCCCGCACGGGAGGACCGGCGACAGGTCAGCGTGCTGTTCGTCGACATGGTCGGCTTCACGACGTACGCCGAGCAGACCGACCCGGAGCAGGTGCGCACCCTGCAGCAGGAGTACTTCAGCGCGGTGCGCCAGGTGGTCCGCCAGTTCGGCGGCGTGGTGGAGAAGTACATCGGCGACGCGGTGATGGCCATCTTCGGCGCGCCGGTCGCCACCGAGACCGACGCGCTGCGCGCGGTGCGGGCCGGGCTGGAGGCGCAGCGGGTGCTGAGCCGTGGGCCGCTGGCCCACGCGGCCACCTTCCGGGCCGGAGTCGCGACCGGGGAGGCGCTGGTCGACGTGGGCGCCGCCCGCGACGGCGGCCAGGCCATCGTGGCCGGCGACGTGGTCAACACCGCCGCCCGACTGCAGGCCGCCGCCCCGCCGCACGCGGTGTTCGTGTGCGCCGAGACCGCCCGGGCCAGCGCCGACGACATCGAGTACGACGAGCTGCCGCCCAGGACGCTCAAGGGCCGCAGCGCCACCAGCCGGGTCTTCCTGGCGGTGTCCGCGCGGCTGCAGCGGCGCGACCGGGACGAGTCCACCCCGATGGTCAACCGCGACCACGAGCGGGGCCTGCTCGTCACGGCGCTGCACCGCACCATCCGCGACCGCAGCCCGCAGCTGGTCACCGTGTTCGGGCCGGCCGGCATCGGCAAGAGCCGGCTGCTGCGCGAGCTGGCCCGCCACGCCGAGCGCATCCCGGAGACCACGGTCTGCTGGCGGGTCGGGCACTGCCCGCCGTTCGGCGAGAACGTGACCTACGCGGCACTGGCCGAGATCGTGAAGGCGCAGGTCGGCATCCTCGACACCGACGACGAGCCGACCGCCCGCAACCGGCTGGAGAGCGCGCTGCGCGCCATGTGCGGCGAGCTGGAGGCGGCCCGGCTCGGCGACGCGCTCGGCCCGCTGGTCGGCCTGCCCGGCGCGGGTCTGACCCCGGGCGAGACCGAGTCGGCGTGGCGGCGCTTCCTGCTGGCCATGACCACGGCCAACCCGACCGTGCTGGTCTTCGAGGACATGCACTGGGCAGACGAGGCCATGCTGCGCTTCGTCGAGATGCTCGGCAGCATCGGCCCCGGCGTGCCGCTGCTGGTCGTCGCCACCGCCCGGCCCGAGCTGCGCGAGCGCCAGCCGGGCTGGACCAGCGCGGTGACCGGCACCGTCTCGGTGTCGCTGGGCCCGATGCACGACGAGCACATCGCCGCCATGTACCGGCTGATGTTCGGCCAGGCCGTCTTCCCCGCCACCGGGGTCGCCCCGCTGGTGGAGCTCGCCGGCGGCAACCCGCTCTACGCCCACGAGTTCGTGCGCATGCTGGTCGAGCGGGGCGAGCTGCGGCCGGTCGGCGGCAACTGGGCGCTGGCCGACGGTGATGCCACCCCGATGCCGCAGACGGTGCAGGCGGTCATCGCCAACCGGCTCGACCTGCTGGACTCGACCGACCGCTCGGTGCTGCAGGCCGCCGCGGTGGTGGGCACGCAGTTCTGGCCGGGCGCGGTGGCCGGGGCGCTGGGCCTGCCCGTCGACGTGGTGGCCCGGTCGTTGCAGCGGCTGCAGCAGCGGGACCTGGTCGCGGAGCACCCGACCTCGGCGATGGCCGGCGAGCCGGAGTACGCCTTCCGCCACGTCCTGGTCCGTGACGTCTGTTACCAGCGGCTGCCGCGCACCGAACGGGTCTCCCGGCACCAGCGCACCGCCGACTGGCTGGAGCAGATCACCGACAACCGGGCGACCGACCTCGCCGAGGTGCTGGCCAACCACCGCTGGGCCGCCCACGAGATCGCCCGGACGCTGGGCATGGACCCCGAGCCGTACGCCCCGGCGGCGCGGGCCGCGCTGCACCGGGCGGCCCGGCGCGCGTACGCCCTGCACGCCCTGGACGCCGCGGCGACGCTGCTGGACCGCGCGCTCAGCCTGAAGCTGGCGCACGACCCGCTGCTGGACCTGTTCGCCGCCGAGCTGTCGCTGTTCCGGTCCGGGGAGTCCTTCGCCGACAGCGGCGGCCCGCAGCGGCTGGCCGAGCTGGCCGAGGAGCTGGACCGGCTCGGCGAGCGGGCCGGCGCCGCCCGCGCGCTGACGCTGCTCGGCACGATCGCGTGGAGCCGGGCGGACCGCGCCGCGACGCTGGCCCACCTGGACGCCGCGGTCGAGCGCTACGAGGAGCTGCCGGAGACCCTGGAGAAGGCCGAGGCGCTGCTGGAGCTGGCCCGGGTGCACATGATGAACTACGAGACCGAGCCGGCGATCGCCGCCGCCGAGGCGGCCGCCGACATCGCCGACCGGCTGGGCCTGGCCGAGGTGCACGCCAACGCCCGCATCACGTCGGCCACGGCGCGCTACATCGCGGGCGACCCGACCGGGTTCAGCGAGCTGGAGCTGCTCACCGAGCACTGCCGCGAGCACCGGCTGACCAGCCGCCGCCGGGCGGTGCAGAACTTCGCCTGGGCCTGCCTGGAGGAGGGCGACCTGGCCCGGCACCACCGGCTGCTGACCGAGCAGCGCACGGTGGACATCGCGGGCGGGCTGAGCCTGGCCACCAACTTCCACCGCGAGGCGGCCGACGCCTTCTTCGCCGGCGACTGGGACACCCAGATGCGGGCCATCGGCGAGACGATGCGCTCCAACGCGGCCGAGTGGGACGCCATGTCCGTGCTCACCTCGTCCTGGATCGGGGTGCTGCGCGGCGAGGAGCCCGACGACGACGCCATCGAGAAGATGCTCTACTTCGCCCGCCGCAGCGGCTTCCACCGCGTGCTGCGGGGCGCCGCGGCACCCGCCGCGCTGTGCCGGGCGCTGCAGGGCCGCGCCGAGGAGGCCGCCGCGCTGCTCGCTGAGCTGGAGCGGGACTGGCAGGCCCGGGTGATGCTGCCGTTCGGCGAGTGGGTGGCGGCCGCCGGGCACGCGGCGGCGCTGCTCGGCCCCGACGAGCGGGAACGGGTGCGGGCGATGCTGGCGCGCTCGCCGCGGCGTACACCGTGGGTCCGGGCGGCGCTGGCCACCGTCGCGGGCGAGCACGTCGAGGCGGCCGGGCACTTCGCCCGCATCGGCGACGCCAGCAACCGGATGCTCTCGCTGGCCTGGGCCGCGCGGGCGGGCACGCTCGACGAGGACGGCCTGGCCGAGCTGCGCGAGTTCGCCACCCGCAACCGGGCGCAGGGGCTGCTGGGCTAG
- a CDS encoding lysophospholipid acyltransferase family protein: protein MLYWLLKYIFLGPLLRLIFRPQVEGLENVPDRGPAILASNHLSFSDSIFMPLVVKRKVTFVAKAEYFTGKGLKGRLTKMFFVGTGTIPVDRSGGRAAQAALDTQLRVLRAGGLAGIYPEGTRSPDGRLFRGKTGVARLALESGAPVVPVAMLNSDVVQPTGKLIPKVMRVRIRFGTPLDFSRYAGMAGDRFVERAITDEIMYEVMELSGREYVDTYAVKIKNVAAAGV, encoded by the coding sequence GTGCTCTACTGGCTGCTGAAATACATCTTCCTCGGCCCCCTGCTGCGGTTGATCTTCAGGCCGCAGGTCGAGGGTCTCGAAAACGTGCCGGACCGGGGCCCGGCGATCCTCGCCAGCAACCATCTCTCGTTCTCCGACTCCATCTTTATGCCCCTGGTGGTCAAGCGGAAGGTCACATTCGTGGCCAAAGCGGAATACTTCACCGGCAAGGGTCTCAAGGGTCGGCTGACGAAGATGTTCTTCGTGGGCACCGGCACCATCCCGGTGGACCGCTCCGGTGGCCGCGCCGCGCAGGCCGCCCTGGACACCCAGCTGCGGGTGCTGCGCGCGGGCGGGCTGGCCGGAATCTACCCCGAGGGCACCCGCTCGCCGGACGGGCGGCTGTTCCGGGGCAAGACCGGGGTGGCCCGGCTGGCGCTGGAGAGCGGCGCGCCGGTGGTGCCCGTGGCGATGCTGAACTCCGACGTGGTGCAGCCCACCGGCAAGCTCATCCCCAAGGTGATGCGGGTGCGGATCCGCTTCGGGACGCCGCTGGACTTCTCCCGCTACGCGGGCATGGCCGGGGACCGGTTCGTCGAGCGCGCGATCACCGACGAGATCATGTACGAGGTGATGGAGCTCTCCGGCCGCGAATACGTCGACACGTACGCCGTGAAGATCAAGAACGTCGCGGCCGCGGGCGTCTAG
- a CDS encoding DUF308 domain-containing protein, with the protein MPATDDPDRTPAEPARPGPSGNEATPEQVDAEFARIVAGFDTPLTTRTWPAGEEPPAGPPAPAGPVWPAGGPILNRPALTGDPRGVSPGDPSLLDSLDTFGSGLPDDTPDEFVPPPPPPLPRVPFAAIVAVLSIVFGFVLFFDTRLLPFNDRVSMLFALVCILGGATALIMRLRPGDEDDELPPDDGAVV; encoded by the coding sequence GTGCCAGCCACGGACGATCCGGACCGCACGCCGGCCGAACCCGCGCGTCCCGGGCCGTCCGGCAACGAGGCGACGCCCGAACAGGTGGATGCCGAGTTCGCTCGCATCGTCGCCGGTTTCGACACGCCGCTGACCACCCGGACCTGGCCTGCCGGTGAGGAGCCGCCCGCCGGCCCGCCCGCGCCCGCCGGCCCGGTGTGGCCCGCCGGCGGGCCGATCCTGAACCGCCCCGCGCTGACCGGCGACCCCCGAGGGGTCTCCCCCGGCGACCCGTCGCTGCTCGACTCGCTCGACACGTTCGGCAGCGGGCTGCCCGACGACACGCCGGACGAGTTCGTGCCGCCGCCGCCCCCGCCGCTGCCGCGGGTGCCGTTCGCCGCGATCGTCGCCGTGCTGTCGATCGTCTTCGGGTTCGTGCTGTTCTTCGACACCCGGCTGCTGCCCTTCAACGATCGGGTGAGCATGCTGTTCGCCCTGGTCTGCATCCTCGGCGGGGCCACCGCGCTGATCATGCGGCTGCGCCCCGGCGACGAGGACGACGAACTGCCGCCCGACGACGGCGCTGTTGTCTAG
- a CDS encoding alpha/beta hydrolase, whose protein sequence is MRAREWAFPIAPVRREVRRATPEVDEGRPPVLFVPGFGHGAWVFAEHWLEHTADRGFPAYAVSLRGHGDSAKAPKATLRAYAHDVAQVAASLPRRAVIVGHGAGALVTAHALARYPARAAVLLSPVFGGTGTALRNPMLSLPALFGGGLRLPAGQLFSRELPSNAARGYAARLGRASTRAQWQLLRGRTPQPPVGDPPVLVVGSPDDRIVSDTALRRVARGYGGAPLLFPGMGHDLMLDTRWREPIDAILDWLEKSA, encoded by the coding sequence ATGCGCGCCCGCGAGTGGGCGTTCCCGATCGCGCCGGTACGCCGTGAGGTGCGCCGCGCCACCCCCGAGGTGGACGAGGGCAGGCCGCCCGTGCTGTTCGTGCCCGGGTTCGGCCACGGCGCGTGGGTGTTCGCCGAGCACTGGCTGGAGCACACCGCCGACCGCGGCTTCCCGGCGTACGCGGTGAGCCTGCGCGGGCACGGCGACAGCGCGAAGGCGCCGAAGGCGACGCTGCGGGCGTACGCCCACGATGTGGCCCAGGTCGCCGCCTCCCTGCCGCGCCGCGCGGTGATCGTGGGGCACGGGGCCGGTGCCCTGGTGACCGCGCACGCGCTGGCGCGTTACCCGGCCCGCGCGGCGGTGCTGCTCTCGCCGGTCTTCGGCGGGACGGGCACCGCCCTGCGCAACCCGATGCTCAGCCTGCCGGCGCTGTTCGGCGGCGGCCTGCGGCTGCCCGCCGGGCAGCTGTTCAGCCGGGAGCTGCCGAGCAACGCCGCCCGCGGATACGCCGCCCGCCTGGGCCGGGCCTCGACCCGGGCGCAGTGGCAGCTGCTGCGCGGCCGCACCCCGCAGCCGCCGGTCGGCGACCCGCCGGTGCTGGTGGTGGGCAGCCCCGACGACCGCATCGTGTCCGACACGGCGCTGCGCCGGGTGGCCCGCGGCTACGGCGGCGCGCCGCTGCTGTTCCCGGGCATGGGTCACGACCTGATGCTGGACACCCGCTGGCGGGAGCCGATCGACGCGATCCTGGACTGGCTGGAGAAGTCGGCCTGA